One window from the genome of Rhinolophus ferrumequinum isolate MPI-CBG mRhiFer1 chromosome 22, mRhiFer1_v1.p, whole genome shotgun sequence encodes:
- the LOC117015075 gene encoding olfactory receptor 11A1 has product MVTLSWENQSTITEFVLRGFSSIRHLNIFLFMMFLVFYILIVSGNLLIVLLVLFNHHLHTPMYFFLVNLSFLEIWYTTNIVPKMLLIILAEQKTISVAGCLAQFYFFGSLAATECLLLAVMSYDRYLAICQPLHYPFLMTGPLCIRLAASSWLCCFLLTAITMVLLSRQTFCGPNEIDHFFCDFTPLVHLSCMDTSLTETIAYATSSAVTLVPFLLITASYSCILAAILRIPPGTGRQKAFSTCSSHLTMVTMFYGTLIATYLVPSANSSQLLRKGSSLLYTILTPMFNPIIYSLRNRDIHEALKKCFSKKPGFLR; this is encoded by the coding sequence ATGGTGACCTTGTCCTGGGAAAACCAATCAACAATAACGGAATTTGTGCTTAGAGGATTTTCCTCCATCCGACAcctaaatattttcctctttatgaTGTTTCTAGTTTTCTACATCTTAATTGTTTCTGGAAACCTCCTCATTGTTCTGCTAGTTTTGTTCAACCATCACCTCCACAcccccatgtacttcttcctagTGAATTTGTCCTTTCTGGAGATCTGGTATACCACCAACATTGTCCCCAAGATGTTGCTAATTATCCTAGCTGAGCAGAAAACTATCTCTGTGGCTGGCTGTCTGGCCCAATTTTACTTCTTCGGATCCCTGGCTGCAACAGAGTGTCTCTTGCTTGCTGTGATGTCCTACGACCGCTACCTGGCCATCTGTCAACCTCTCCACTATCCCTTCCTCATGACTGGCCCCCTGTGCATTAGGCTGGCTGCCAGCTCTTGGCTCTGCTGTTTCCTCCTCACAGCAATCACTATGGTCTTACTGTCTAGACAAACCTTCTGTGGACCCAATGAAATCGATCACTTCTTTTGCGACTTTACTCCTCTGGTTCATCTCTCCTGCATGGACACCTCACTGACTGAAACCATCGCGTATGCCACCTCTTCTGCAGTGACTCTGGTCCCATTTCTCCTCATCACAGCGTCTTACTCCTGCATTCTTGCTGCTATCCTAAGAATTCCACCTGGCACAGGTCGGCAGAAGGCCTTCTCTACCTGCTCCTCACACCTCACCATGGTCACAATGTTTTATGGGACATTAATTGCCACATACCTTGTGCCCTCAGCCAACTCATCCCAACTCTTGCGCAAAGGGTCCTCTTTGCTCTATACCATCCTGACACCCATGTTCAACCCCATAATCTACAGCCTAAGAAACAGAGACATTCATGAAGCCCTAAAGAAGTGCTTCAGTAAGAAGCCAGGTTTCCTCAGatga